In Anthonomus grandis grandis chromosome 5, icAntGran1.3, whole genome shotgun sequence, the following are encoded in one genomic region:
- the LOC126736364 gene encoding NADH dehydrogenase [ubiquinone] 1 alpha subcomplex subunit 10, mitochondrial isoform X1, with the protein MNTLVRITCSSVPLQNSAKTLLGKINIQAVRTITSKLDDLPPKPKPWDYHNKKFNIMKHMFDKTTARFDENTKVIVVEGPIAAGKSKFAQEIAKSFGMQYYPEANLDMRYINEYGFDLRQLDSQLAPDCRSFDVMDFLKNPKHKLVARMQIEQYMIRLSQYIDALAHVFSTGQGVVLDRCVYSDFIFIEAMFSQKFISRPAYKKYYEFRESTLQELLKPHLIIYLDVPILTVMENIKKRNISYEKASPALTPMYLEVMERNYKQNYLKDMAEHAELLVYDWTVEGDMEVVLEDIEAIDFQRYDYQDPQLKDWMYDAEEDWAVLRYKYAERKERIMNFCNVPCFDVPELMVDAIEADDYYRIMREAPGQKYEKGYNAEMGDGGNLFKWAVPHRSTLPLRERRKL; encoded by the exons ATGAACACGCTGGTCCGGATAACCTGCTCGAGTGTGCCCCTTCAAAACTCCGCTAAAACCTTATTGGGGAAAATCAATATACAGGCGGTGCGAACGATCACTAGCAAATTGGACGATTTACCACCGAAACCGAAGCCCTGGGACTatcacaataaaaaatttaacattatgAAACATATGTTTGATAAAACTACCGCTAGGTTCGATGAGAACACTAAG GTTATTGTGGTAGAAGGCCCTATAGCAGCGGGCAAATCGAAATTCGCCCAAGAAATCGCAAAATCCTTTGGCATGCAATACTACCCCGAGGCTAACTTGGATATGCGGTACATCAATGAATATGGGTTCGACTTAAGGCAGCTCGACAGTCAATTGGCCCCGGATTGTCGAAGTTTCGATGTGATGGACTTTTTAAAGAATCCTAAGCACAAATTGGTTGCTCGGATGCAAATTGAACAGTACATGATCAG attGTCCCAGTACATTGACGCTTTGGCTCATGTGTTTAGTACAGGCCAAGGAGTGGTCTTGGACAGATGCGTTTATTcagatttcatttttattgaggCAATGTTCAGTCAGAAGTTCATTTCTAGACCTG CTTATAAAAAGTATTATGAATTCAGAGAGAGTACTTTGCAAGAGCTTCTGAAGCCTCACTTGATTATTTATCTTGATGTACCCATTCTCACTGTTATGGAAAACATCAAAAAACGCAATATTAGCTATGAAAAGGCTTCGCCTGCTTTAACTCCCATGTATTTGGAGGTCATGGAGAGGAACTACAAGCAGAATTACTTGAAAGATATGGC TGAGCACGCAGAACTTTTGGTGTATGATTGGACAGTGGAGGGAGACATGGAGGTGGTTCTGGAGGATATCGAAGCGATCGATTTCCAAAGGTACGACTATCAGGACCCACAATTGAAGGATTGGATGTATGACGCCGAAGAGGATTGGGCGGTTCTCAGATACAA ATATGCGGAGAGAAAGGAGAGAATTATGAACTTCTGTAATGTACCGTGTTTTGATGTTCCAGAATTGATGGTGGATGCTATTGAAGCCGATGATTACTACAGGATAATGCGAGAG
- the LOC126736364 gene encoding NADH dehydrogenase [ubiquinone] 1 alpha subcomplex subunit 10, mitochondrial isoform X2 codes for MNTLVRITCSSVPLQNSAKTLLGKINIQAVRTITSKLDDLPPKPKPWDYHNKKFNIMKHMFDKTTARFDENTKVIVVEGPIAAGKSKFAQEIAKSFGMQYYPEANLDMRYINEYGFDLRQLDSQLAPDCRSFDVMDFLKNPKHKLVARMQIEQYMIRLSQYIDALAHVFSTGQGVVLDRCVYSDFIFIEAMFSQKFISRPAYKKYYEFRESTLQELLKPHLIIYLDVPILTVMENIKKRNISYEKASPALTPMYLEVMERNYKQNYLKDMAEHAELLVYDWTVEGDMEVVLEDIEAIDFQRYDYQDPQLKDWMYDAEEDWAVLRYKYAERKERIMNFCNVPCFDVPELMVDAIEADDYYRIMREAPGQKYEKGYNAEMGDGGNLFKWAVPHRSTLPLRERR; via the exons ATGAACACGCTGGTCCGGATAACCTGCTCGAGTGTGCCCCTTCAAAACTCCGCTAAAACCTTATTGGGGAAAATCAATATACAGGCGGTGCGAACGATCACTAGCAAATTGGACGATTTACCACCGAAACCGAAGCCCTGGGACTatcacaataaaaaatttaacattatgAAACATATGTTTGATAAAACTACCGCTAGGTTCGATGAGAACACTAAG GTTATTGTGGTAGAAGGCCCTATAGCAGCGGGCAAATCGAAATTCGCCCAAGAAATCGCAAAATCCTTTGGCATGCAATACTACCCCGAGGCTAACTTGGATATGCGGTACATCAATGAATATGGGTTCGACTTAAGGCAGCTCGACAGTCAATTGGCCCCGGATTGTCGAAGTTTCGATGTGATGGACTTTTTAAAGAATCCTAAGCACAAATTGGTTGCTCGGATGCAAATTGAACAGTACATGATCAG attGTCCCAGTACATTGACGCTTTGGCTCATGTGTTTAGTACAGGCCAAGGAGTGGTCTTGGACAGATGCGTTTATTcagatttcatttttattgaggCAATGTTCAGTCAGAAGTTCATTTCTAGACCTG CTTATAAAAAGTATTATGAATTCAGAGAGAGTACTTTGCAAGAGCTTCTGAAGCCTCACTTGATTATTTATCTTGATGTACCCATTCTCACTGTTATGGAAAACATCAAAAAACGCAATATTAGCTATGAAAAGGCTTCGCCTGCTTTAACTCCCATGTATTTGGAGGTCATGGAGAGGAACTACAAGCAGAATTACTTGAAAGATATGGC TGAGCACGCAGAACTTTTGGTGTATGATTGGACAGTGGAGGGAGACATGGAGGTGGTTCTGGAGGATATCGAAGCGATCGATTTCCAAAGGTACGACTATCAGGACCCACAATTGAAGGATTGGATGTATGACGCCGAAGAGGATTGGGCGGTTCTCAGATACAA ATATGCGGAGAGAAAGGAGAGAATTATGAACTTCTGTAATGTACCGTGTTTTGATGTTCCAGAATTGATGGTGGATGCTATTGAAGCCGATGATTACTACAGGATAATGCGAGAG